One Misgurnus anguillicaudatus chromosome 19, ASM2758022v2, whole genome shotgun sequence genomic region harbors:
- the il12rb2l gene encoding interleukin 12 receptor, beta 2a, like, whose protein sequence is MAWTNFILCFYILIYLWICCQASSVVNVNCWWNQSLPIADNVSVVCLTSSQGIPLNCDFCQLDVMTPVQRHQLPNTCANISNPFVISVASEHRGHIRCMLKCRDNKEHTCNVTVLGGNPPSPPSRPDCVIEHMDMDMDMDIHCSWSTAYKPVMPTIYTLYWEDHMGEIWSKVSENEHCVIKRSEYEKCNEMTVWVTARNVLGTAESQQFKFNTHSIIRPATPDITNHTSSPLEIFWEMSCDIPGFSGKKCEVQYHTVDDVNWTKVDDYQVSFWLEDPQPFTEYQFRVRCRCEHEEHEENEEHQELEHKVISNWTSVYSVRTPPAAPVGKLDVWSDCPPNFEKSICNVFWKEMPVYQARGEINNYIVTFKLENGTEIKQVTRQRRDTKSQQSGDEGCQRLRHFSLLPGVKDVFVSANTSISTSDPTLLALPVQGLSTPGVNLSVTEMNQKLVVSWSVPSWLSKNIQEYVVQHVSVEPSHTSCLNWTRVNKTQSSVTFTGEFRNYTAYNVSLFAVIDNSSNFLRSTLAYTLQGVPPKVPEFHVKNISHTSVTLIWSHIPVHESKGVILQYTVGVNEATGVNVSSDRTSYQISELQPAQQYQAWVSAVTVAGEGARSITTFSTEDKPGYVTPTLLAIFIIIPLFVLTLLIVLIFMLRSSISMLCFEVIPDPTNSKSFKHANFQHVWPGICSTSGSVLKISELEIVENLISVTAIPPSETILDTEFTQDHKPDGDREIIEDNVEPARETVSGRDGWRKDYSEMVDTDEEEGGGGGDEDDDEEWEEQNCVSDYERHFMPSVEAI, encoded by the exons ATGGCATGGACAAACTTCATCTTGTGTTTTTATATACTAATATACTTGTGGATATGCTGTCAAG CTTCATCTGTAGTAAATGTAAACTGCTGGTGGAACCAATCTCTACCTATAGCAGACAATGTATCCGTTGTGTGCCTCACAAGTTCTCAGGGAATCCCGCTCAACTGTGATTTCTGCCAGCTTGATGTTATGACACCTGTGCAGAGACATCAGCTACCCAATACCTGTGCCAACATCTCCAACCCTTTTGTCATTTCCGTTGCATCTGAACACAGGGGACATATTCGCTGTATGCTGAAGTGCAGGGACAATAAAGAGCATACATGTAACGTTACAGTATTAGGAGGAA ATCCCCCATCTCCTCCATCACGTCCTGACTGTGTTATAGAACACATGGATATGGATATGGATATGGATATACACTGCTCCTGGAGTACAGCCTATAAGCCAGTGATGCCAACTATTTACACCCTATACTGGGAAGATCATATGGG GGAAATTTGGTCCAAAGTGAGTGAAAATGAGCATTGCGTCATAAAGCGTTCTGAATATGAGAAATGCAATGAAATGACAGTTTGGGTCACTGCCAGAAATGTGCTGGGTACGGCAGAGTCACAGCAGTTTAAATTTAACACACACAGTATCA ttCGACCAGCCACGCCTGACATTACTAACCACACCTCTTCACCACTGGAGATTTTCTGGGAAATGAGCTGTGACATCCCGGGCTTCTCAGGCAAGAAGTGTGAAGTCCAGTATCACACAGTCGATGATGTAAATTGGACTAAG GTTGATGATTATCAAGTCTCATTTTGGTTGGAAGACCCTCAACCGTTCACAGAGTACCAGTTTCGTGTACGATGTCGCTGTGAACATGAAGAACACGAAGAAAATGAAGAACATCAAGAACTTGAACATAAAGTTATAAGTAACTGGACTTCAGTGTATTCGGTCAGGACTCCTCCTGCAG CACCGGTCGGAAAGCTGGATGTTTGGAGTGATTGCCCCCCTAATTTTGAGAAATCCATCTGCAACGTCTTTTGGAAG GAGATGCCCGTGTATCAGGCTAGAGGAGAGATTAATAACTATATAGTGACGTTTAAGTTGGAGAACGGCACTGAGATCAAACAGGTTACCAGACAACGGAGAGACACGAAAAGTCAGCAATCGGGTGATGAGGGCTGCCAGAGGCTCCGCCATTTTTCACTGCTTCCGGGTGTTAAGGATGTTTTTGTGTCAGCCAACACTTCGATTTCAACATCTGATCCCACATTGTTGGCACTTCCTGTGCAGG GTCTGTCAACACCAGGTGTGAATTTGAGTGTTACAGAGATGAATCAGAAGCTGGTGGTCTCATGGTCAGTGCCTTCTTGGTTATCTAAGAACATACAGGAGTATGTGGTCCAGCATGTGTCCGTAGAGCCGTCTCACACTTCCTGCTTGAACTGGACCCGAGTAAATAAAACCCAAAGTTCTGTCACATTTACAG GTGAATTCAGAAACTACACTGCTTATAATGTGTCATTATTTGCTGTCATCGACAACAGCAGCAACTTTCTCAGATCCACACTTGCGTACACACTTCAGGGAG TTCCTCCTAAAGTCCCAGAGTTTCATGTGAAGAACATCTCTCACACCTCTGTCACCTTGATTTGGAGCCACATTCCTGTGCATGAGAGTAAAGGTGTTATTTTGCAGTACACAGTGGGAGTCAATGAGGCTACAG GGGTTAATGTGAGCAGTGACAGAACCAGTTACCAGATATCTGAGCTACAGCCAGCTCAACAGTACCAGGCCTGGGTCAGCGCTGTGACGGTTGCTGGTGAGGGAGCGAGAAGCATAACAACCTTCTCAACCGAAGATAAACCTG GTTATGTTACCCCAACGTTGCTGGCTATATTCATAATCATACCATTGTTTGTCCTGACACTACTCATTGTGCTTATTTTCAT GTTGCGTTCATCTATATCCATGTTGTGCTTTGAGGTGATTCCAGACCCCACAAACAGTAAATCATTTAAACATGCAAACTTTCAG CACGTTTGGCCTGGAATCTGTTCTACCTCAGGATCAGTTCTGAAGATCTCCGAACTGGAGATTGTGGAAAACCTGATTTCCGTCACAGCCATTCCTCCCTCTGAGACTATACTTGATACAGAGTTCACACAGGACCACAAACCAGATGGAGACAGAGAGATTATAGAGGACAATGTAGAGCCAGCGAGAGAAACCGTTTCAGGGCGTGATGGCTGGAGAAAAGACTACAGTGAGATGGTTGACACAGATGAAGAGGaaggtggtggtggtggtgatgaAGACGACGATGAGGAATGGGAAGAACAGAACTGTGTCTCAGACTATGAGAGGCATTTTATGCCATCTGTGGAGGCAATTTAA
- the rln3a gene encoding relaxin-3a: MMWKITVLTVCLMLAAGIKALDSPSYGVKLCGREFIRAVIFTCGGSRWKRSLTNTDEILDMFNSDDRNIADGSLLLPGSSFSQQSTDLNTLTVAQGEQEGGVFSRPARSLISEEVLEALRSVDRKGRDVVVGLSNACCKWGCSKGEISSLC, translated from the exons ATGATGTGGAAAATCACAGTTCTTACAGTGTGTCTGATGTTAGCTGCTGGAATAAAAGCACTGGACAGCCCCTCATACGGAGTGAAATTATGCGGACGGGAGTTCATCCGTGCTGTCATCTTTACCTGCGGAGGCTCTCGATGGAAACGCTCCTTAACGAACACAG ATGAAATTCTGGACATGTTCAACTCAGATGACCGTAACATCGCAGATGGCTCGCTTCTGCTTCCTGGTTCTTCATTTTCTCAGCAGTCTACTGATCTTAATACTCTTACGGTGGCACAGGGTGAACAGGAAGGTGGTGTGTTCAGCAGGCCCGCACGCTCTCTCATTTCAGAAGAGGTGCTCGAAGCGTTGCGGTCCGTTGACCGAAAAGGACGTGATGTAGTGGTGGGACTGTCCAATGCCTGCTGCAAATGGGGCTGCAGCAAAGGAGAAATCAGCTCTCTTTGCTAA